From the genome of Miscanthus floridulus cultivar M001 chromosome 10, ASM1932011v1, whole genome shotgun sequence, one region includes:
- the LOC136487128 gene encoding BAG family molecular chaperone regulator 1-like, with protein RARGGMLVQKRSPDADAPAGVPVPTIRVKVKFNGVYHEIYINSQASFGELKKLLSARTGLHPEDQKLVYKDKEQGSKAFLDMAGVKDSSKMVLLEDPAAQAKRLLEQRRTDKADPAGDGVPRRIRSVAARGGRIRRARMRAS; from the exons CGCGCGCGCGGCGGGATGCTGGTGCAGAAGCGGAGCCCCGATGCGGACGCCCCCGCCGGTGTGCCAGTCCCCACCATCCGCGTCAAGGTCAAGTTCAACGGCGTCTACCACGAGATCTACATCAACTCGCAGGCCTCCTTCG GTGAGCTGAAGAAGTTGCTGTCGGCGCGGACGGGGCTGCACCCCGAGGACCAGAAGCTCGTGTACAAGGACAAGGAGCAGGGCTCCAAGGCGTTCCTGGACATGGCCGGCGTCAAGGACAGCTCCAAGATGGTGCTGCTTGAGGACCCCGCCGCGCAGGCCAAGCGCCTCCTCGAGCAGCGGCGCACCGACAAGGCGGATCCGGCCGGTGACGGCGTCCCGAGGCGGATCCGGTCGGTGGCGGCGCGCGGTGGCCGGATCCGGCGGGCGAGGATG cgggcatcttaa